One segment of Comamonas thiooxydans DNA contains the following:
- a CDS encoding tripartite tricarboxylate transporter substrate binding protein yields MDRRQFLAAVAASSAAAASPFAMAQDWPANPVRWVVPYPPGGGTDVLARTVAESMRKTLNQTIVVDNRPGASTNIGGQLVAAAKPDGYTIMSADNAILAFNEHLFSKLPFSPDKDFTYVGGISRFPMALVVNPAFEAKDFKEFLAYAKANPGKLNYASPGNGSPHHLAMELFKNRTGTSLTHIPYKGAAPALADVMGGQVPCMFLDLASGLPVIQSGKVRALAIGTAKRVPNLPNVPTLAELGLKDSEVYAFQGILGPKGLPPAIVQRLNADLQKALKDPDVVKRMADFGMEALPGTPEQFHQLARTEAKRWGEVIKAAGVKLD; encoded by the coding sequence ATGGATCGTCGTCAATTCCTGGCTGCCGTGGCAGCCAGTTCGGCTGCTGCCGCATCCCCCTTCGCCATGGCGCAGGACTGGCCCGCCAACCCTGTGCGCTGGGTTGTGCCCTACCCACCCGGAGGCGGTACCGATGTGCTGGCCCGCACCGTGGCAGAGTCCATGCGCAAGACGCTGAACCAGACCATCGTGGTGGACAACCGTCCCGGCGCTTCGACCAATATCGGCGGCCAGCTCGTTGCCGCGGCCAAGCCCGATGGCTACACCATCATGTCGGCCGACAACGCCATCCTGGCGTTCAACGAGCACCTGTTCAGCAAGCTGCCTTTCAGCCCCGACAAGGATTTCACCTATGTGGGCGGCATCAGCCGCTTCCCCATGGCGCTGGTGGTCAACCCCGCGTTCGAAGCCAAGGACTTCAAGGAATTCCTGGCCTATGCCAAGGCCAACCCCGGCAAGCTCAACTATGCCTCGCCCGGCAATGGCTCGCCCCACCATCTGGCCATGGAGCTGTTCAAGAACCGCACCGGCACCAGTCTGACCCATATCCCCTACAAGGGCGCCGCGCCCGCGCTGGCCGATGTGATGGGCGGCCAGGTGCCCTGCATGTTCCTGGATCTGGCATCGGGCCTGCCCGTGATTCAGTCCGGCAAGGTGCGGGCTCTGGCAATAGGCACGGCCAAGCGCGTGCCCAATCTTCCCAATGTGCCCACGCTGGCCGAGCTGGGTCTCAAGGATTCCGAGGTCTATGCCTTCCAGGGCATTCTGGGCCCCAAGGGATTGCCGCCAGCCATCGTGCAGCGTCTCAACGCAGACCTGCAAAAAGCCCTCAAGGACCCCGATGTGGTCAAGCGCATGGCCGACTTCGGCATGGAAGCCCTGCCCGGCACGCCAGAGCAGTTCCACCAGCTGGCGCGCACCGAAGCCAAGCGCTGGGGTGAGGTCATCAAGGCTGCTGGCGTGAAGCTGGACTGA
- a CDS encoding pirin family protein, which translates to MLEVRPSNHRGRANHGWLQSRHTFSFGHYRDANQQGFSDLLVINDDHVSPGQGFGTHGHRDMEIFSYVLDGALEHKDSMGTGSVIRPGDVQMMSAGTGVEHSEFNHSAQEPVHFLQIWIVPAERGATPRYQQVHVDDADKRGRLRLIIAPEGADGTLAVRQDARVYAGLFDGEESAELDVGSERHVYVHVARGSISVNGERLSEGDGARIRNAGALRFDQGEQAEVLVFDLRPRELPSL; encoded by the coding sequence ATGCTTGAAGTTCGCCCATCCAACCACCGCGGCCGTGCCAACCATGGCTGGCTGCAATCGCGCCACACCTTCTCCTTCGGGCATTACCGCGATGCCAATCAGCAAGGCTTTTCGGATCTGCTGGTCATCAATGACGACCATGTCTCCCCCGGTCAGGGCTTCGGCACCCACGGTCACCGCGACATGGAAATCTTCTCCTACGTGCTCGACGGCGCGCTGGAACACAAGGACTCCATGGGCACGGGCTCGGTGATCCGTCCCGGCGACGTGCAGATGATGAGCGCCGGCACCGGCGTGGAGCACAGCGAGTTCAACCACTCGGCCCAGGAACCGGTGCACTTTCTGCAGATCTGGATCGTGCCCGCCGAACGCGGCGCAACTCCACGCTATCAGCAGGTCCATGTGGACGATGCCGACAAGCGCGGCCGCCTGCGCCTGATCATCGCCCCCGAAGGCGCAGACGGCACGCTGGCCGTGCGCCAGGACGCACGGGTCTATGCCGGCCTGTTCGACGGTGAAGAGTCCGCCGAACTCGATGTGGGGTCCGAGCGCCATGTCTATGTGCATGTGGCCCGCGGCAGCATCAGCGTGAACGGCGAGCGCCTGTCCGAAGGCGACGGCGCCCGCATCCGCAACGCCGGGGCCCTGCGCTTCGATCAGGGCGAGCAGGCCGAGGTGCTGGTCTTTGACCTGCGTCCTCGTGAACTGCCCAGCTTGTAA
- a CDS encoding amidohydrolase, whose protein sequence is MTQPSAPDLILFNGRFTTLDRSKPTATAVAVSRGRFSAVGSDREVLPLAGPQTKRIDLGGRSALPGLIDNHLHLIRGGLNFNMELRWDGVKSLADAMAMLKAQVDVTPAPQWVRVVGGFSEHQFVEKRLPTLAELNAVAPDTPVFILHLYDRALLNAAALRVVGYTKDTPEPPGGQILRDSAGNPTGLLLAKPNASILYATLAKGPKLPRDYQVNSTRHFMRELNRLGVTGAIDAGGGMQNYPDDYDVIQELADADQLTIRLAYNLFTQKPKEEKDDFLRWTATSQYKQGTDYFRHNGAGEMLVFSAADFEDFRQPQPELAPGMEGELEEVVRILAQNRWPWRMHATYDETIDRALDVFEKVNQDTPLAGLNWFFDHAETISEKSIDRIAALGGGVAVQHRMAYQGEYFVERYGAAAAEATPPVKRMLEKGVNVSAGTDATRVASYNPWVSLSWLVTGKTVGGLQLTPQRNCLSRDQALRMWTENVTWFSNEQGKKGRIQVGQLADLIVPDRDFFACPESDIADTSALLTVVGGKVVYGAGAFADFDESAPPLAMPDWSPVRTFKGYGAWGVEEGAPLQSVMRNAAVNCACASNCNLHGHAHATAWSSKLPVADLKGFWGALGCACWAV, encoded by the coding sequence ATGACCCAGCCCTCCGCCCCCGATCTGATCCTGTTCAACGGCCGTTTCACCACGCTGGACCGCAGCAAGCCCACGGCCACGGCCGTGGCTGTGAGCCGGGGGCGCTTCAGCGCCGTTGGCAGCGACCGCGAGGTCCTGCCTCTGGCAGGTCCGCAGACCAAACGCATCGATCTGGGCGGACGTAGCGCGCTGCCGGGTCTGATAGACAACCACCTGCATCTGATCCGTGGCGGCCTGAACTTCAACATGGAGCTGCGCTGGGACGGCGTGAAGAGCCTGGCCGATGCCATGGCCATGCTCAAGGCTCAGGTGGACGTGACCCCTGCGCCCCAGTGGGTGCGCGTGGTGGGCGGCTTCAGCGAGCACCAGTTCGTGGAAAAGCGTCTGCCCACGCTGGCCGAGCTGAATGCCGTGGCACCCGACACCCCGGTCTTCATCCTGCATCTGTACGACCGAGCCCTGCTCAACGCCGCTGCCCTGCGCGTCGTGGGCTACACCAAGGACACGCCCGAGCCGCCCGGTGGCCAGATCCTGCGCGACAGCGCCGGCAACCCCACAGGCCTGCTGCTGGCCAAGCCCAACGCCTCCATCCTCTACGCCACGCTGGCCAAGGGCCCCAAGCTGCCGCGCGACTACCAGGTCAACTCCACACGCCACTTCATGCGCGAACTCAACCGCCTGGGCGTGACCGGCGCCATCGATGCGGGCGGTGGCATGCAGAACTATCCCGACGACTACGACGTGATCCAGGAACTGGCCGATGCCGACCAGCTCACCATCCGCCTGGCCTACAACCTGTTCACGCAAAAGCCCAAGGAAGAGAAGGATGACTTTCTGCGCTGGACCGCCACCTCGCAGTACAAGCAGGGCACGGACTACTTCCGCCACAACGGCGCAGGCGAGATGCTGGTGTTCTCGGCCGCCGACTTCGAGGACTTCCGCCAGCCCCAGCCCGAGCTGGCGCCCGGCATGGAAGGCGAGCTCGAGGAAGTGGTGCGTATCCTGGCCCAGAACCGCTGGCCCTGGCGCATGCACGCCACCTATGACGAGACCATCGACCGCGCCCTCGACGTGTTCGAGAAGGTCAACCAGGACACGCCCCTGGCCGGCCTGAACTGGTTCTTCGACCACGCCGAAACCATTTCCGAGAAGTCCATCGACCGCATCGCGGCCCTGGGCGGCGGCGTGGCCGTGCAGCACCGCATGGCCTACCAGGGCGAATACTTTGTCGAGCGCTACGGCGCTGCCGCGGCCGAGGCCACGCCCCCCGTCAAGCGCATGCTGGAAAAAGGCGTGAACGTGTCCGCCGGCACCGATGCCACCCGTGTCGCCAGCTACAACCCCTGGGTCTCGCTGTCCTGGCTCGTCACGGGCAAGACCGTGGGCGGCCTGCAGCTCACGCCCCAGCGCAACTGCCTGAGCCGCGACCAGGCCTTGCGCATGTGGACCGAAAACGTGACCTGGTTCAGCAACGAACAGGGCAAGAAAGGGCGCATCCAGGTGGGGCAACTGGCCGACCTCATCGTTCCTGATCGGGATTTCTTTGCCTGCCCCGAGTCCGACATTGCCGACACCTCGGCCCTGCTCACCGTGGTGGGCGGCAAGGTGGTCTACGGCGCCGGCGCCTTTGCCGACTTCGACGAATCGGCCCCGCCCCTGGCCATGCCTGACTGGTCGCCCGTGCGTACCTTCAAGGGCTATGGCGCCTGGGGAGTGGAGGAAGGCGCGCCGCTGCAGTCCGTGATGCGCAATGCCGCCGTCAACTGCGCCTGTGCCAGCAACTGCAATCTGCACGGCCATGCCCATGCCACGGCCTGGAGCAGCAAGCTGCCCGTGGCCGATCTCAAGGGCTTCTGGGGTGCGCTGGGCTGTGCCTGCTGGGCGGTGTGA
- a CDS encoding MFS transporter produces the protein MPDNPKAASGSFAPLAIPVFAVLWAATVLGNIGSFMRDVASAWMVTELSSSPTAVALIQTAATLPVFLLAIPAGVLSDILDRRRFLIGVQVLLGAVSGTLLVLAQTNTLTVEYLVALTFVGGIGAALMGPTWQSIVPELVPRSELKSAVALNSLGINIARAIGPAAGGLLLASFGAAAAYGLDVLSYVFVIAALIWWKRPKAEASALNEQFFGAFRAGVRYARASRELHVVLLRAAVFFLFASSVWALLPLVARRMLGGTAGFYGVMLGAVGAGAILGAVLLPKLRKRLDIDGLVLLASVVTASVMGMLTLAPPQWAAVALMLVLGLGWIVALTTLNGVAQAVLPNWVRGRGLAIYLMVFNGAMALGSLGWGLIAGQLGLPVTLLIGAVGLVLVSLVFHRVKLPAGEADLQPSNHWPEPLLAEPVAHDRGPVMIQIEYRIAHEDLTAFFQAMQQVAQERRRDGAYAWGVAEHTGEPGRVIEWFLVESWAEHLRQHGRVSKADADLQAAALRYHQGPDKPVVHHFLALDARSAQQETGSHTH, from the coding sequence ATGCCGGATAACCCAAAAGCCGCCTCGGGCAGCTTCGCGCCCTTGGCCATTCCCGTCTTTGCAGTGCTGTGGGCCGCCACGGTGCTGGGTAATATCGGCAGCTTCATGCGCGATGTGGCCAGCGCCTGGATGGTGACCGAGCTCTCGTCCAGCCCAACGGCCGTGGCCCTGATCCAGACGGCGGCCACGCTGCCGGTCTTTCTGCTGGCCATCCCGGCCGGCGTGCTGTCCGATATCCTGGACCGCCGTCGTTTCCTCATCGGCGTGCAGGTGCTGCTGGGCGCTGTGAGCGGCACGCTGCTGGTGCTGGCCCAGACGAACACGCTGACAGTGGAGTATCTCGTGGCCCTGACTTTTGTGGGCGGCATCGGTGCCGCCCTCATGGGGCCGACATGGCAGTCCATCGTGCCCGAGTTGGTGCCGCGCAGCGAACTCAAGAGCGCCGTGGCCCTGAACTCCCTGGGCATCAACATTGCCCGTGCCATCGGCCCTGCCGCCGGCGGCCTGCTGCTGGCCAGCTTCGGCGCCGCGGCGGCCTACGGTCTTGATGTGCTGAGCTATGTGTTCGTGATCGCCGCCCTCATCTGGTGGAAGCGTCCCAAGGCCGAGGCCTCGGCGCTCAACGAGCAGTTCTTTGGCGCCTTCCGGGCCGGTGTGCGCTATGCCCGTGCCAGCCGCGAGCTGCATGTGGTGCTGCTGCGCGCTGCGGTCTTCTTTCTGTTCGCCAGCTCGGTCTGGGCCCTGCTGCCCCTGGTGGCGCGCCGCATGCTGGGCGGCACGGCCGGCTTTTATGGCGTGATGCTGGGTGCTGTGGGCGCCGGTGCCATCCTGGGTGCCGTGCTGCTGCCCAAGCTGCGCAAGCGTCTCGATATCGACGGTCTGGTGTTGCTGGCTTCTGTGGTTACGGCCTCGGTCATGGGTATGCTGACCCTGGCGCCGCCTCAGTGGGCTGCCGTGGCGCTGATGCTGGTGCTGGGCCTGGGCTGGATTGTTGCGCTGACCACACTCAACGGCGTGGCTCAGGCGGTGCTGCCCAACTGGGTGCGCGGCCGGGGTCTTGCCATCTACCTGATGGTATTCAACGGCGCCATGGCCCTGGGCAGTCTGGGCTGGGGCCTGATCGCCGGCCAACTGGGCCTGCCGGTCACGCTGCTGATCGGAGCCGTGGGCCTGGTGCTTGTGTCCCTGGTCTTCCACCGCGTCAAGCTGCCAGCTGGTGAGGCGGATCTGCAGCCGTCCAACCACTGGCCCGAGCCCCTACTGGCAGAACCCGTGGCCCACGACCGTGGTCCGGTCATGATTCAGATCGAGTACCGGATTGCTCACGAAGACCTGACCGCCTTTTTCCAGGCCATGCAGCAAGTGGCCCAGGAGCGCCGTCGCGATGGGGCTTATGCCTGGGGCGTGGCCGAACACACCGGCGAGCCGGGCCGGGTGATCGAGTGGTTTCTGGTCGAGTCCTGGGCCGAGCACCTGCGCCAGCATGGTCGAGTGTCCAAGGCCGACGCCGATCTACAGGCCGCCGCTTTGCGCTACCACCAGGGGCCGGACAAGCCCGTGGTTCACCATTTCCTGGCCCTGGATGCGCGCAGCGCCCAGCAGGAAACGGGTTCCCACACTCACTGA
- a CDS encoding isochorismatase family protein yields MTNANASIARPVAVAKPGAKLLNPHDHTLIMIDFQSQMAFATHSIDPVQLRSNAALVASAAAGFGASTILTTVAEKSFSGPMFEEVTAPFPGQTLLDRTSMNTWEDEAVIRKVNEIGKPRIVLAGLWTSVCIVGPALSALDQGFEVFVIADACGDISTEAHNRAMERMVQAGVQPITSLQYLLEMQRDWARTETYDMTTGIAKKLGGGYGIGITYAKTMFGAHEG; encoded by the coding sequence ATGACCAACGCCAATGCCTCCATCGCCCGTCCCGTCGCCGTCGCCAAGCCCGGTGCCAAGCTGCTCAATCCTCATGACCACACGCTGATCATGATCGACTTCCAGTCGCAGATGGCTTTTGCCACGCACTCCATCGATCCCGTGCAGCTGCGTTCCAACGCTGCCCTGGTCGCTTCGGCCGCTGCCGGCTTCGGTGCCTCGACCATCCTGACCACCGTGGCAGAAAAAAGCTTCTCCGGCCCCATGTTCGAGGAAGTGACCGCACCTTTCCCCGGCCAGACCCTGCTGGACCGCACCTCGATGAATACCTGGGAAGACGAGGCTGTGATCCGGAAGGTCAACGAGATCGGCAAGCCCCGCATCGTGCTGGCCGGCCTGTGGACCAGCGTGTGCATCGTCGGACCGGCCCTGTCGGCGCTGGACCAGGGTTTCGAGGTCTTCGTGATCGCCGATGCCTGCGGCGACATCTCCACCGAAGCCCACAACCGTGCCATGGAGCGCATGGTCCAGGCTGGAGTCCAGCCCATCACGTCCTTGCAATACCTGCTGGAAATGCAGCGTGACTGGGCCCGTACCGAGACCTATGACATGACCACGGGCATCGCCAAGAAGCTGGGTGGCGGCTACGGCATAGGCATCACTTACGCCAAGACCATGTTCGGTGCCCACGAAGGCTAA
- a CDS encoding cytochrome c, which produces MHTLHRLCTAGALTLGLSGAVLAQSQGMKTQDVKNLQTLQSAAVLSISPADTQALMQNFSAVRPRFSQSGGETLYQAICQGCHMVKGEGAKGAGFYPALASNPKLAAAAYPASVVMNGLHGMPSFASKLSDEQIADVVNYVRSSFGNQYPDKLSAADVKPFRVTP; this is translated from the coding sequence ATGCACACCTTGCACCGTCTTTGCACCGCTGGCGCCCTGACCCTGGGTCTCTCCGGCGCCGTCCTGGCCCAATCGCAGGGCATGAAAACCCAGGATGTGAAAAACCTGCAAACGCTGCAGTCCGCAGCCGTCCTGTCCATCTCGCCCGCCGACACCCAGGCGCTGATGCAGAACTTCTCGGCAGTCCGCCCACGCTTCAGCCAGAGCGGCGGAGAGACCCTGTACCAGGCCATCTGCCAGGGATGCCACATGGTCAAGGGCGAAGGTGCCAAGGGCGCCGGCTTCTACCCAGCGCTGGCCTCCAACCCCAAGCTGGCAGCCGCTGCCTACCCGGCCTCGGTCGTCATGAACGGCCTGCACGGCATGCCGTCCTTTGCCAGCAAGCTGTCCGATGAGCAGATTGCCGACGTCGTGAACTATGTGCGCAGCAGCTTCGGCAATCAGTACCCGGACAAGCTGTCTGCCGCCGACGTCAAACCCTTTCGCGTCACCCCATAA
- a CDS encoding TraB/GumN family protein: protein MPMPSLNLSRWILPLKAVPAMALALLTGLSMAAEPAAESAASCPPPFSPPTPAEVQAMAPHMQDRGLLWRVQDGERTSWLYGTLHVGKREWILPGRTILRAMVATDLLALELDVLNPQVMQQLIDGFKARVDAPALPAELDARLAQQRKRTCAEHLSTQRPDAQLLGLVSQLGRKQGLVAEFGADLLLAGMAHALHKPVLGLESVQTQLEELLSDDPLEVQESVRDGLDQLDDPKAPEILLQLANIWASGNEKQLENYADWCDCIKTERDRLKYARLMDGRNPGMADGIVRQLQQGKTVFAAVGALHMVGPKGLPELLRQKGYRVERVSFKLPPIQKSESKPIQTE from the coding sequence ATGCCCATGCCAAGTCTGAATCTCTCGCGCTGGATTTTGCCTCTGAAGGCCGTGCCGGCCATGGCGCTCGCTTTGTTGACGGGCCTGTCCATGGCGGCAGAGCCAGCCGCCGAATCTGCTGCCAGTTGCCCGCCACCGTTCAGCCCGCCAACGCCGGCCGAAGTGCAGGCCATGGCCCCCCATATGCAGGACAGAGGCCTGCTCTGGCGCGTGCAGGACGGCGAGCGCACCAGCTGGCTTTACGGCACTTTGCATGTGGGCAAGCGGGAGTGGATCTTGCCCGGCCGCACCATCTTGCGTGCCATGGTTGCGACGGATTTGCTGGCGCTGGAGCTGGATGTGCTGAATCCGCAGGTCATGCAGCAGTTGATCGACGGCTTCAAGGCCCGTGTCGACGCCCCTGCGCTGCCCGCAGAGCTGGACGCCCGGCTGGCGCAACAGCGCAAGCGAACCTGTGCCGAACATCTGAGCACGCAACGTCCGGACGCCCAGCTGCTGGGCCTGGTCAGCCAACTGGGCCGCAAGCAGGGGCTGGTGGCCGAGTTTGGCGCCGACCTGTTGCTGGCGGGCATGGCCCATGCATTGCACAAGCCCGTGCTGGGGCTGGAATCGGTGCAGACCCAGCTCGAGGAGCTGCTTTCCGACGATCCCTTGGAGGTGCAGGAAAGTGTGCGCGATGGGCTGGACCAGCTTGATGACCCCAAGGCTCCGGAAATCCTGCTGCAACTGGCGAATATCTGGGCCAGCGGCAATGAAAAACAGCTGGAGAACTATGCCGACTGGTGCGACTGCATCAAGACCGAGCGTGACCGGCTCAAGTACGCGCGCCTCATGGATGGACGCAATCCGGGCATGGCGGATGGCATTGTTCGTCAGCTCCAGCAGGGCAAGACCGTGTTTGCTGCCGTGGGTGCGCTGCATATGGTCGGGCCCAAGGGCCTGCCTGAGCTGCTGCGTCAGAAAGGCTACCGGGTCGAGCGCGTGAGCTTCAAACTGCCACCCATACAGAAATCGGAGTCAAAGCCGATTCAAACCGAATAG
- a CDS encoding RidA family protein: MNFPSLFKTATTAALLGTAALLTGCAATTSGGGDVLRYKTPGSTFPIAAAVEIPTDARTVYLSGKVPPVVDKSKPAADPAAYGGDTEGQTVAILKSLEEQLKSMNLGMSDVVKMQVFLVADPAKGNKMDFAGFMRGYTQFFGTATQPNLPARSAFQIAALANPAWYVEIEVVAVRAAKPVK, translated from the coding sequence ATGAACTTCCCCTCCCTCTTCAAGACCGCCACCACCGCCGCCCTGCTGGGTACGGCAGCCCTGCTCACCGGCTGCGCCGCCACCACCTCCGGAGGCGGCGATGTGCTGCGCTACAAGACACCGGGCTCGACCTTCCCCATCGCCGCAGCCGTGGAAATCCCCACCGACGCCCGCACCGTCTACCTCTCGGGCAAGGTGCCGCCCGTGGTGGACAAATCCAAGCCGGCTGCCGATCCTGCTGCCTATGGCGGCGACACCGAAGGCCAGACCGTGGCCATCCTCAAGAGCCTGGAAGAGCAGCTCAAGAGCATGAATCTCGGCATGAGCGACGTGGTGAAGATGCAGGTTTTCCTGGTGGCCGATCCCGCCAAGGGCAACAAGATGGACTTTGCCGGCTTCATGCGTGGCTACACCCAGTTCTTTGGCACGGCGACCCAGCCCAACCTGCCCGCACGCTCGGCCTTCCAGATTGCAGCCCTGGCCAACCCGGCCTGGTATGTGGAAATCGAGGTCGTGGCAGTGCGTGCCGCCAAACCCGTCAAGTAA
- a CDS encoding LysR family transcriptional regulator — translation MLKLSLEAIELVDTIARHGSFAGAAERLHKVPSTISYAVSKLEEQLGLNLFVRNGPRVSLTPAGEEMLKEGRWLLAAARQLESRLRQIATGFETEVRLVHDSLIPTSAFGADIQAFEALNSGTRLRIGSETLTGTWEALREGRADLIVAAGEGPAGGGHKAVAVGQLDFVFCVTASHPLARLGRPLARADLLEHTAVVVGDGARSLTDRTVGLLTGQRRITVPDMQAKIACQAAGLGHGFVPRACVRVELETGVLVELAVEEPRPPETFWLAWRSDARGRAQQWWRERLGRPLLPGILPY, via the coding sequence ATGCTCAAACTCTCTCTGGAAGCCATAGAACTGGTGGACACCATTGCGCGCCATGGCTCGTTCGCAGGTGCGGCGGAGCGCCTGCACAAAGTACCGTCGACCATCTCCTATGCCGTGTCCAAGCTCGAGGAACAGCTGGGCCTGAACCTGTTTGTGCGCAACGGACCGCGCGTCAGCCTCACGCCCGCAGGCGAGGAAATGCTCAAGGAGGGGCGTTGGCTGCTCGCGGCCGCGCGTCAGCTCGAGTCGCGGCTGCGCCAGATCGCCACGGGCTTCGAGACCGAAGTGCGCCTGGTGCATGACTCACTGATCCCCACGAGCGCCTTCGGCGCCGACATCCAGGCATTCGAGGCACTGAACAGCGGCACGCGGCTGCGCATCGGCAGCGAGACGCTGACCGGTACCTGGGAAGCCTTGCGCGAAGGCCGGGCCGACCTGATCGTGGCGGCGGGCGAGGGTCCAGCCGGCGGCGGCCACAAGGCCGTGGCCGTGGGTCAGCTCGATTTCGTGTTCTGCGTGACTGCCAGCCACCCGCTGGCGCGTCTTGGCCGTCCGCTGGCGCGCGCCGACCTGCTGGAGCACACCGCCGTGGTGGTGGGCGACGGCGCCCGTTCGCTGACCGACCGCACCGTGGGCCTGCTCACCGGCCAGCGGCGCATCACCGTGCCCGATATGCAGGCCAAGATAGCCTGCCAGGCCGCCGGGCTGGGCCACGGCTTTGTGCCGCGCGCATGCGTGCGTGTGGAGCTGGAGACCGGGGTACTGGTAGAACTGGCGGTGGAAGAACCGCGCCCGCCCGAAACCTTCTGGCTGGCCTGGCGCAGCGATGCCCGCGGCCGGGCCCAGCAATGGTGGCGCGAGCGCCTCGGCCGCCCACTCCTGCCCGGCATACTTCCCTACTGA
- a CDS encoding flavin monoamine oxidase family protein codes for MPEPSKHVSRRQLLSMIGKVAGGSAMYQAMSSLGYAAESHYSGPVKLGNARPGASVLVLGAGLAGMVAAHELRAAGYKVQLLEYQSRAGGRCWTLRGGDEFSELDGTRQKVGFAKGNYFNPGPWRVPYHHHAMLDYYKRFGIKLEAFNQVNYNAYLHNSKALAGKPQRFRHVQTDVYGHVAELLSKATNQGALDQSVSREDKERLLESLKAWGVLDKEYRYRASNAVSDFRGYDIDPGGGLMAQAKPSTPMGLHELLESNLWRQMGVGNIYEFHSAIFQPEGGMDMLAQAMARDLGSAIRYNAKVTKIAQNDKGVTVDYVDALKPGATLQARADWCVCTIPLSILSQIEVQAGSAMQNAIAAVPYGSSMKVGLEFKRRFWEEDERIYGGISYTDLPIQQISYPSTGYMGNGPAVLLGAYAFENSNSYRFSSLKPAERIRLALEYGAQIHPQYKQEFLNGVSVAWHRMPWINGCFGNWTDALREQHYKDLAQIDGRLVLAGEHVSYIPAWQEGAVLSSLDAIQRLHAKASSL; via the coding sequence ATGCCAGAGCCAAGCAAGCATGTCAGTCGCAGACAACTGCTCTCGATGATCGGAAAGGTCGCGGGCGGCAGTGCCATGTACCAAGCCATGAGTTCACTGGGTTACGCCGCCGAGTCGCATTACAGCGGTCCGGTCAAGCTCGGCAACGCCAGACCTGGCGCATCGGTTCTGGTGCTGGGCGCGGGCCTGGCAGGCATGGTGGCAGCCCACGAGTTGCGCGCGGCCGGCTACAAGGTGCAGCTGCTTGAATACCAGAGTCGCGCCGGCGGCCGCTGCTGGACGCTGCGCGGCGGCGATGAGTTCAGCGAACTCGACGGTACACGCCAGAAAGTGGGCTTTGCCAAGGGCAATTACTTCAACCCCGGCCCCTGGCGCGTGCCCTACCACCACCATGCGATGCTGGACTACTACAAGCGTTTCGGCATCAAGCTCGAAGCCTTCAACCAGGTCAACTACAACGCCTATCTGCACAACAGCAAGGCCTTGGCCGGCAAGCCCCAGCGCTTTCGCCATGTGCAGACCGATGTCTACGGCCATGTGGCCGAGCTGCTGTCCAAGGCTACCAATCAGGGCGCGCTGGACCAGAGCGTCAGCCGGGAAGACAAGGAGCGCCTGCTGGAGAGCCTGAAGGCCTGGGGCGTGCTGGACAAGGAATACCGCTACCGCGCCAGCAATGCGGTCAGCGATTTCCGTGGCTACGACATCGACCCCGGCGGCGGGCTGATGGCGCAGGCCAAACCTTCGACGCCCATGGGCCTGCACGAGCTGCTCGAATCCAATTTGTGGCGCCAGATGGGCGTGGGCAATATCTACGAATTCCACAGCGCCATCTTCCAGCCCGAAGGCGGCATGGACATGCTGGCCCAGGCCATGGCGCGCGATCTGGGCTCGGCCATACGCTACAACGCCAAGGTCACCAAAATCGCCCAGAACGACAAGGGCGTGACCGTGGACTATGTGGACGCCCTCAAGCCCGGCGCCACGCTGCAGGCCCGCGCCGACTGGTGCGTGTGCACGATTCCGCTGTCCATCCTGAGCCAGATCGAAGTGCAGGCCGGCAGCGCCATGCAGAACGCGATTGCTGCCGTGCCCTACGGCAGCTCCATGAAGGTCGGTCTGGAGTTCAAGCGCCGCTTCTGGGAAGAGGACGAACGCATCTACGGCGGCATCAGCTACACCGATCTGCCGATTCAGCAGATCTCCTATCCCTCCACCGGCTATATGGGCAACGGCCCCGCCGTGCTGCTGGGCGCCTATGCCTTTGAGAACTCCAACAGCTACCGCTTCTCCTCGCTCAAGCCGGCCGAGCGCATCCGTCTGGCGCTGGAGTACGGCGCGCAGATCCATCCGCAGTACAAGCAGGAGTTCCTCAACGGTGTGTCGGTAGCCTGGCATCGCATGCCCTGGATCAACGGCTGCTTCGGCAACTGGACCGATGCGCTGCGCGAGCAGCACTACAAGGATCTGGCCCAGATCGACGGTCGCCTGGTGCTCGCGGGCGAGCATGTCTCGTACATCCCCGCCTGGCAGGAAGGTGCCGTGCTGTCTTCGCTGGACGCCATCCAGCGTCTGCACGCCAAGGCCTCCAGCCTCTGA